Genomic DNA from Etheostoma cragini isolate CJK2018 chromosome 7, CSU_Ecrag_1.0, whole genome shotgun sequence:
ATTTCATCAACAGCCAGGAAGAGTCCCTCCATATTCTCCAACAAAGCCCTTCTCTCAACATTCTTTCTACAgagtaacaacaaaaacatatcaaCATGTCAAGCATGTATGTCATACATGTTTCTAGACATATGATAAGAGTGtacaaaaaaagttgtagaTTAACAGCTGCCAAAACATACCTCAACATTTGACTGAGCGAATCAAAAAGGCAGTTTAAAACAGCCATAAGCATAAGCTGTTAGgaatagaaaaatatattagATTATTATGTACTATTGTCTAATGAGcccacattgttttttaaatcacctgggggaaaaaacatacaGCAAATAACGTGTGTGTAATCACTTGTTCTGGTTTTCACAATATTTTCTTTGGACCTCAAGGTACACAATTTCTTATATTTTCGACCTAAGCCAAATTGATCCATCAGATATCCATCTGTACAGGCTCTCAACTGTCAAGGttataaataaaagacagagtATAAATAACACACTATTTGAAAATgggtgaaatgttttttaattacaagCATTATTTTTgggtaaaatgtttttataatataaaacaataaaatataatatttttttatataattgtaaaaCTCAAATATTGAAAGATAAATATAACATGCACTGTATGTCACAACATTGGTAACCCGAATAATCTGAGCCGTGAGGCAACACTTCAATAGATTAAAACAGAATACATTTGatagttaaaacaaaaacaaaaaaattaaattaaaaatctgttcgaTGGGGCcattattttaaactgaatatGAATCTGTTGTCTACATTGATGTCATGctgatttggagaaaaaaaatacagcaacaaaaaatagaaaaaacgcTGCCACGAGGGACATGTAGAAATACCAAGTAACGGCACTTCAACTATCACTTAAGACAGCGGGCCAAACTattcatttgaaacaaaactgcagatggagaaaagtaaaaaaaacaaaacaaaaaacagtaaatgtaaacTACAGAACTGGCcatgtaaaattacattttacattaaaatgagcGCAATTGTTTTAggatattgtattatattgcaGACACTGTCACTTCACAAATTACAGTTTGATATCCTAAAGTTCAAAAGATTACCCCACTTGTGAGAAAAAGGATGGGATTAACATTTTTGGTAGACCTGGTAGTTTGCGTGACTTTGCAAATAAATTGCTCAATAGTTGGGTTGCAAGACTGTTCATCATAAAATCCTAAAATTAGGCTTACCTCATTTTCATGGGAACTTCCAATCACATAGAAGAAGAGGTCTATGTTGCTCTTGTAGACAACAGTAAGGCCTTCGAGTAATGCTATCTCACCTAAGTACACACAAAAAGGAACCATGCATGTTATAAGACATGTACTGAGGCAGGAAAGGGAGTCTTTAATGTAGTAAACATCTTACTGTCtgtcctgtgtgttttgttgaataTGTTCTTCTCAAATGCCTTCTGCTCCTTGACTGTCGGGTATGTATCATCATAATACTGTAGATGGATTTAAAGTGAAGACATTATTATATGTTGATATATTAATCCATAACCCAAAAACACTACATAGTTTGAATTTTAATCAAAAGGGTAAGGCTGGTGATATTTTGCTGATGCACTAGTATTTACAACATTGGTACACTGTATGTTgaattgactcaaaataaactacagtgcccatgttcAAGGCCATTAtagaacatgtcacccagtgcaacaatGTGGctctttgatgtgtttttaatagtttgcgGACAAAACTTAAGATCTATGGCACAGAGAAATAAGCTATAAATCAGGTGTTGGCATCAGAGAAAATACTTGATCGGGTACGTTCACTGTTGGTTTTAAATGGTCAAGGTGGAAACTTCCCATTGGGAATTAACAGGAAATAAAATGGCAAATTTAGCGGTCATTTGCTCAGGCTATATTTACAGATGCAGACTTTCAGATGCAGATCGAAACAAACCATTCCTCATATAAGACATAATCCATTAGTTCGCCAAATAAATCCattaatttgtaaaatagaTGGTGTAAAATGTGCCATGTTgtgagttagctagctagcaagttAACTAATAGGGAAAGGTACTTTGAGAATTAAACGGTGTTCAAACGTAGGGTTTAAAGTgaacacaaaaagtaaaaaacacatttaaagagaacaatacaaatattttactgtaaaaaaggcATGGAAATAGATTAATTAAAACTTCTCAATTTGAATGCTCAATCAAGCTACATCCCATGTGGTAACATCTTGCTAGTGAAATGTAGCAGGCGTTAATgcctctgaacacccacacaggtgatCTCAGTTATTGTGGCCGATTAGACCTCTGCTCTGGTTGAAGTGAGCCGAAGCTTAGACAGAAATTTATTTCtaccaataaaaataatacagccATAATTTGTCCTGCCGTCATTTGTCCTGCCCTAACAGGTGCAACTAATGCCGTGTTCCAGTTAACccgtgttttcacaaccttctacccaTGAAAGTGCCATGGAACGGCAGTCAACCAATCGTTACAGTTATTGACATCTCACTCACATagaaaacaacaatgtaaattaaaaatcaattgcCAACATTAGGAGAAACTCATAAGGAGTTAAAAACAGGAGTGTATACATCAACATACCAGTGGTAGTACATGTGCATAAACAACCCAAACAACCCCTGATGATGCTGTACAGGCTTCGGTGATAAAACTGTCTGAAAGCAGCAAAAGCTAACGAGACTAGGAAGATGTCAAGCAATCAGtctatacacacccacacagtcctggaaagaggtctaatcagccagagtCACttaaaaacacctgtgtgggtctTCAGGGCCTTCAACAGGTTAATCTGTGGACTTTGAATTTTTGTACTTCTGAATAATtgctttcagaataaaagttgtatttttgctTTAGGCTATTATCAACTGGTAAAAtgacatcacaaaaaaaagacatatagTTATATAATCATATATATTCATGAAAGCATGAAGTTTTTTGGCTGAGACAGTGCAGTCATGTGGGCTGCACATGTGATGGGAGAATGTTCTTTGCATGCAGAGGGTTGTCATTTTTCGGAATTTATATTTCATGGGATGCTGGAAAATACGGCTGCAAGACGTAAATATGCATAACAGTAATAAACATAACgaaaatatgcgataacgttgttgaatatagAATATCTTCACATTTAAGAGGCTGAatttttaccacacacacacacacacacacacacatatatatataaccaattaatatttaaatgataaataaactGATGTATTAAATCGTTGCACATCTAATGACATGTAAGCTGTAGCCCCttcacactacacacacacagaacgtatACAAATGCTTAAAATAGcgtagaaaaaaaattaaataaaacaaaacgaTATATACagttacatacatatatacctAGAGATTTTAGTTGGAATGAGGGCAGTGCAAAAAGGTaatatgttaatttgcaaaACCAGTAATGGTTTTAGTATTGGAGTAGGATTTGTtaagaaaaatatatagaatattaCCAGACGTATCCTTTACTGCAGTTGACCCAGGGCCAAGACGTTCAGCCAGGAAATGCTTAATAGAAGTTTAACTTATGAGGATAGATTTGTTGTAATTGTCTAAACCATACCTTGGCATAAAGCCTGTCTCCATCGTTGTCCAGAATCAGAACTGCTTTGACAGTGTACAGGGACGGTTCCTGATAAGAAAGGAGACATACGCATTGACTCAATTTACGCAAGTATCATTAATCAGTAACTTAAATGATCAAACATAGTTTTAAGTCAACAATCAAAAAGTGAACTTGTAGCGTCAAAGTCCGATGCGCCAACATGGGATGAATGAAACAAACGTAAACCCGTCAAAGTCACGAAAGTGATATCAATAGAAACATCTGCTTATTCGCGAATTCAAAAGGAAGACATTACACTTCCACAtcaccaacaaacacacacacacacacacgaagctATTTCTCTGAGGAGGTCAGGTTAGCCAACACAGGCAAGCCGTTTACTTTAGTTAGCTCCCTGTCGAGTTAACGAGAACGTCATAGCTATATTAACATATTTCGCTTCGTTTCGAGAAACAACATATCACTGTGTGAAATAGTTATAACTGAAAGCTTGAATGACACGTACACCGCATCAAACGAATACATGCGCTAACATTACCAGTATGGGTGAATCCATCTTTTTCCTTGTTAGCAAGTAGCTAGCAGGATAGCAGCAAGCTACGTAACACGTACAGTAAATTAGGCTCTTTCCTATTGGTTGACGCAGGGACCTGCGTGATGCGTGCAGGGCAAAGGGCAATTCACGACAGGGCGGGAAGccagggggaaaaaacatagtaaaaaaaatacattcacactTACTAACATCTGTAACACTTTTGTCCCTTCAGTGGGGAAAGTTTCATCATGATAATGTCCCTCTGGTAAAGTCAAACATTGCTCTCCAAAAACCTTATTTCTGTGTTATTCTGTCCTGTGCTAACATCACAACAATCCCAAACCctgttctttttattattaaaataactcATAACGTTAATCTGTTCTGTAATTCCCAGATGTAATCTAATTACTTGGTGATAGTGTAGGGGATTTCTTTCTATATATTCTTATGAACTGGAGTCTACCGTTGATGGTAGCTTAATGTCAGAGCTCAAATCTCTTCTATAGGTTGCCTACTGTAGGGAaaccaaattattattataaacccTTATATATTTGGGGAttgaaggtgtttttttgttatatagTACTGCATTGTAACataaaaaaggggaaaacatTCACATAGGCCTACCAGCCTTTTTAGCTTACTCGTACTCAACTCATCAACATCTTTTTTCAGGATCCTCCTACATGTAACCAACTCCAATTATCATAGTTCCCACTTCTGGGAAGCATCTGGGAACCCAGGCTGATGGGGATTTCCCTGTATCTCACTCCATAAATGACATCACTGACCTTACTGTAAGATATTTTTTGGGCTTGAGTTTCAAATAATACTGGAGTATGTACAGTGAAAGCAAGTCGTGTGCATCTATTATTTAACTGGAAAAAGTGCATGCTGAAAAGAGACAAACTATTTTGACATGTATTCAAAGCACCCCTGCGGGCAACCATAAAATGTTGCAATACTGCATTTTGTTTACACAATCCAGCCACTAAGATTTCAAAATTACCCCGACTGCAGAGGAAACAGTAGGCTATGCTGCCCTGAACATAGCTCGAACGTATAGGTTAAAATATGCTCAGATGTCATGCTGTCTCATATTAGAAgtcaaacacatttattcaaatgtattaaaCCCATtacagtgatgatgatgactggCAGagttggtga
This window encodes:
- the copz1 gene encoding coatomer subunit zeta-1 produces the protein MDSPILEPSLYTVKAVLILDNDGDRLYAKYYDDTYPTVKEQKAFEKNIFNKTHRTDSEIALLEGLTVVYKSNIDLFFYVIGSSHENELMLMAVLNCLFDSLSQMLRKNVERRALLENMEGLFLAVDEIVDGGVILESDPQQVVHRVALRGDDVPLTEQTVTQVLQSAKEQIKWSLLR